The window ATATTGATTAATTAATACAGAGATAAAGAAATTAACATGTGTCTCAACTGAAAAAGAAACTCCAAAGTCAAAACTTATACTGTTCCCTCAGTCCATGCATACACAGGTAGCTACCATAAAAAACACACCACTTAAAAAGAATAACCAACATAACATCCTTGAAAGGTGTCGACTAACCATGGCCTGTTATAAATTAAATTAGCTAAAACCATAATCCATAAAAGAATTAGAGGATGGGAATGTTGTGGATTAGAATGGCCAATCAAATGCGATGAATAACTTACCCAaacataaataaatgttgtgGATTAGCACAAAATTTATTACAATTAACTTAGTTCATGGCTACAATCTATATAAGAATAAGATACACCACAATTATCTAAGCTCAAGTATTTAGGTAAGACATATAAATCTACACATAGAAGATAAACATCACTTATACATGTTAATATGtctgattataattataattttttaagacATTATATGGTTTGGATGAGTATCGCTTACATGTCACAAGATGCTTCCTGCCTAAGCCATAGCACAAGCAACTAGGTGACACTCCATAACAAAAGCAAACTAGGTAATAGATCCAATCTATAACACTACAATGTGATGGTCTACACCTTTGATTTGTTACAAGTAATTATTGCATGTCTCACAAATTCAACAAATTGGCAACTTAATCATCTAACTAGAGAATTAAAAAACTTCAAAATTTTGCCTATATTGTGCATTTGGCGAAAGAAATTTAAGTAAATGTGCAATTGTGGAATGCTTcgagtgtttgataaataatagatgaaaattattttttaaatatgcatTGATGTAAATGTTATGGTAAGATTGTACTTCAAAAGTCCATTGAATATTATCtgataaatttatccttctaatattataatattttgttcGCAAgtgttaataagtaaataaataaaataaatatatgaatgtatgtaatcttacaaaaaatttcatatggctaaaatatataataaataaaatataaatataaataaatataaaataatctttaaaaataaataaatagaattaTATCTTATAAAAGACATAAATCATGTTGGTTTCTTACTAAATTATGTTGGCAATCTTGTGATTTTGGATAATGATAGCAGATACTTtgggaatttaaaaaattatattagcagcCCGCAAATGCTGAAATGCTAATGTTACCCTGTGGTAGGATCAGCATTTAAACATTTGCAATGCAGCATCCAGGCCAAATGCGAATTGGAAAAAATTTACCAAATATCAATTCACATTTAAAATGTGCATTGGGCCCTCGAAatacatttcaaatgtgttgTCAAATACACTCAACAGATCTTGGTAACAAATTTGAGTCAAGTGATCCTCCCTAAAACCTACATTGGTGGGAACTCGTCCACTGGGAGTGTCCTTTTTAATAGAAAAAGTGGGCACTTTGCAAAAATGAACTATGTGTTAACAATCAATAGGACTGACATCTTATGGAATAGCGTGAAGATAAAACATTTCACTGAACTCAACCTAAATTATAAAAATGGCAGTCCGAAAGAGCTCCATAACTTTTAAGGATAAGAAGCTCGCTGATTATCAAATAACTATAACCTACTGTTACCAGCCTGAGATTTCCTGCCAGAAAGACCAGAGGCACTGTTACAAGCACCTTGAAGATATTACTTCACACTTTCGACCAGGAGTTGGTAATTATGTAGCAACAAAAATTCTCGTATGGAGTATGTATCACCAAACAAACAAGCATAAGAAGAGCGAAGTAGAGAGGAAACTTGGAGTTAAACGAATTCACCAGAATTAAGCACAGTAAAACTGCTAAAGATATCACAGGCAGCCACCAAGAACCATTAGCACCACCACCGAAATCTAGTCTAAAGGTTTTAGAGGCTAAGAAGTCAAGAATATAAAATTTACACAAACATCATCTACTGAAGCGCTCAAATGGAATCAGATAACACACTTCGGACAATAATTAAACTGGTCAAAAAGAATATGAAGTCACTATATCAGAACATGCACAAATTTCCCACAGAACTCCAAATTCAAGTTCAATTCTGACTGTGAGCTCCTTATTCCTCGTAGGATCAGTCTATTCGTCATCACAAGACATCTCAATCGTGTCCTACAGATAAACAATAGAAAGGAAAGTAATACACAATTCAGAAATCATGAAAGAAAGGGAGATACCCGACAGCTCGCGACCAAATCCATCGATCCAAGACCTTCCACGTGCACGTCAATCAACACCGAGAAAACCACAGCCGCCTTCCCAATTGACCAAAACCCCGACGCCGAGGCTCGAAATCATACAAAATTCGCTCAAGTAAGAACCATGGGAGCAGATTCCTGACCAATCCAACAAACGAGGAAGCACAAAGCCGTGGGAGATGCCTCTATGGATAATTCGGGCCGGAGATTGCGTGGCGGAGAAGGAGCCGATCGATCTACCATAGATCGGGGTGGTGGATCGACGCGAAACCTAAGTGGAAGAGATCGCCGCCGCTGGTCGCAGTCGGTGGTCGAGATGCGCGAGCTCTCTAGAACTCGATGAAGGGCGACCCAGAAGAGGGGCGAAGATGGTCTAAAGGGGTGGGTTGGGGTGGCGGACCTGGCCGGCGCATTCAAATCCGGTTTGTTGCGCCCGGACGAGTCCGCGCCATCGCGTACGTCTCTTCGATGAGCGATTTTTTCTTACCTTCCTTGGTCGTCCCCCGCACGACCTACCGACCTCGGGATTGGAGCTAGCGATGGAATGACAGGTGAGTCGATGGCGGCCCCGTTCGCTCGCTGCACTGCAGAGCGGGGCGGGGAAGCGGGTGGGTCGTTAAGGGGAGGGCAAAAACATTTCCGTTGGAAGATTTTGTCTTTTTGCGGtcaatatataatatttcttttgGCGTGGCAAATGGGGCGGTAGCGTACGGTTGAGATGGAGGGCGTCGAAGACTTTCGCATTCGGATTCACTGATGCATACGGCGGGCAGAGCAACGAGATCGTGTGTGCCAGCGTGCGTGCCACCCAACACGGGAACCGCGTTCGGCCCAGCCCGGGCCGATTCACCTCGGGAAGCCGTGGACGGGTGATGTCGCGGCTGAACGGTTGGCCCCCGGTCGGTCTCCACGTACGGGCTGCATCGCTGGCCGGTGGAGCCCATCTCGCATCAGCCATGCATAGACACGTCACCCAGGATCGATCTTTGCGGATGCTAAACGTCCAAAACGACTTCGGTGGTGGGTTGGTTACTCACAATCCACGCGGTGTCCAAACGGGTGGGTTATCTTTTAATGAAAGCCGAAGTGTAAAGTGTCACAAATCTTCGGTGATCTCATTCTAAAAAGACTCGCGACCTACCATGGCAAAAGAAGGTGCTTCTTAATACAAAATTGATATAGGTGATTTAGCCACTAATCAAAGAAATAAAGTTAAatccataaaaaaatatatctttttttattcTCTTTATGCAAACCAAAAGAAAAGGGAGCATACCATAATAAAGGTCATCAATTTGTTAGGTATAATGAGATCATATTCACTGTAATCAAGAGCATAGAAGACCTACATAGTCCATCGTATGGCTAAAGATTCATCAAGGAAATAAGAAAGTCGTCATGCCTATTGAACTTACTCAATCCCCCTTTGCAATAAAAAATGCTATCTGCAATACCCAAGTTCAAAAAGGAATAAAGATTTCATATAAAACTAACACATCCACAAACTAACAGTGACAaaatctaaatttgaactggtttACCGATCCAGAACCAGTCCAAGCAGATCAGGCAACAAAATTTACTGCAAGAATATACCGAAGGGTTCAAACACAAATATTGCTGTTCCTTACCAACTAATGAGTGTTTCAAAGGATACAGAACTGCCAATTATTGAAAGAAAAATAGCAAAACTTGGTTCTGGAGTGATAGATCTACACAAACCGACAAAGACTAGTCAAGCATGCTGTAGGGATTCATCATAGTGAAACTGCAAATATGTTAAACGTTCAGCTAAACAACAAAACGCATGGCAAGCAAAATTTAGGAATGCTCCATGATCACAGGTTCTTGAAAGCAGATTCATGAGATGCTTTTTGAGGTGTCAACCTCGCCAGTAATGCTTTGTTGTGGCAGTGCTCGACATCGACGAAGTAGAAGTTATCCTCGGCCTTGAAGGTTACAAATGGTCTATTGGTCTCTGGTGGCCTGACATCAGCAAACTTGATTGTCCTTGGTACAGGTGTAGCCAACCAAGACATCATCTCAACCTCAAAGTTATCAGAACCAGGTTGCCATCTCAGCTTGTGAATATATGGGCTCACAAACCAGTGCAGAGCAgcagtagtggaagcactgagcaAAATCACAGTAGATGCAACAGCTCCCTTAAGGATCACATTCATCTCAGGGGATGTCATAAATGTTATGACAGGCCCAAGAGACACCGAGAGGCAGCAGGTTGACAGGGACAAAAGTTTCACTTTTTTAATGGTTGAAGAGATAGGTCCCTGGTAAATAAACCCAGTTTCTTTACCATCTTTCTCTGTCTCTCCTCTTCTAGGTCCAATGCTAATCTTGATTTCACCATTTTCAGATTTTGCAAATGCAGCTTGAGAAACCCATCTTTTCTGATCAGATATATTGGTTTCTGAGGTGATACTACCCGCTTTAAGTGGCATTGAGGTGGAGCAAGTAAAGGCATAATAATGATTCCATGTTCCATGCCTAGAAGGCAAATGATCTGAATCAAGGAAAAGAAAGCAAATTACAATCTGCTACTTGTTCTGGCAAAACATAAAACATGCTGCAGAATGGTTGTGAAATATACCATGAAACTTATTTTTGCAATTAAtatgaaagaggaaaaaaaacatTACCTCATTAACCTCgagaaaatgaaaataaataaactaAAATTGGGATGCAACGATTACaaacatttttaatttttaaccCAAAAAATTTCTCCTTTAAAAAGTGAGTCAAAAATATAAGTGCACCTAATGAACACTGTCATAGTGCAATCTGTCAAGTTTCATGTGAAACATTTTCATACAGAGATGAAAATGATCATAGAGGCAGCTATTACTTGCTAAAAAACTGCACCCAACAGAGAGGATATTCAGCTTATGCACAATTGTCACATATATAGAAAATCCTGAATGTTTCATCTTTGTTTCCTTAGTCTAGCAAAATGGATACTATCTATGACCAGATCCAAAGAAAACATCAATATAAAAGCTCGGATGACCAATTATTCCTTGTATATAGAGATTGGCGTTGATGATCGTCTTCTTGAACGGCACATGATATTTATACAGCTAGGAAATCTGCAAGGGTTAAGTCAGCAACCCAAGCAGCATAAAGCATCCGTTGACACATATAAACGGTGGATAGCTAAATTCCCAATTAATTGATATAGTGAACCAAATTTCCAGAACACCGACGACTGAGTATTTTCTCTGTCTCATACACAAGACTATATTCTATTTTCCATTTCCACACCAGACTCATGCTCCTAAAAAGTTTCAGATAGGAAAACCTCAATCCACTTCTTATACATGAGAATTATACaggtgaaatattttttttcacatgTCCTATACTGTGACACATTAAAACAAACAGACAGGGAATTTAACTATGTACTAAATATTTGATTTTGTGACACTAGTACACTTACTAAAAATCACCAGATGATCCTAACTATAGTGTATATTCGGGGTCAATTTACAGTGAAAATGACATTCTCGGAGTTCCAAACTTTTGTAATGTGCATATCTATGGAAAGTTGCGTCCTCCAAGTCCACACCTTatgattcttctctaagaaaaatccAAAACCTATATTACAGATGCTTTTAGGCGAAAGAACATGAACAGTTACTCTTCCACCAAACTGAAATTTTTTTCTCGAATGACCCATGTTAGGGCAAAATTTTGGAAGCATGATGCGAAGAAAAGATTCATTTTTGCTGTGCCAGAAATCAAGTGAGGTCATCTTTTTGGCGTTCCCGACCGACTTACGGATCGAGAAACGTCAAATTATAATTGAACTTAGGACGGAAACAAGGAGAGACGTTTGCGGTGATCATAGAGCAGAACAAAGCAAAAACGCATGCATATCAGACCTGACCAAGAAATCCTCCGGGACGGAAGCGGCCGCGGCGACAGCTGAGCGGTGGCCGTCGATCGAGAAAGAAGGAGCCGAGAGACCGACCCGAGTCCCCTCGCCGCCATGGCTCCTCTTTCACTTCCCACTCTGGGGTTCCTCCGCTCCTCATAAGCGGGCCGGGTCGGCTCGTGAGCCTTATTGCGATCGCGAACCAAATCTGCGTCGCGTCGCGTCGCGTGAACCGAACATGGCAGCCTTGGGAGAGTGGACTCGTCTCAACCTTCACGGCTGAGATTGCTGACACTTAAGTCGAGCTTAAAAGCTCGCACTGACATAAAGCAAGCACTGAAGAGTGCACATGCAAAGGCTTTGAGTTACTTTGTGCCGGAATGATGATAACATATCATCCATATGGCACGCACATATGACATATTTCGTGAGTCTAAAAGCATTTTTTGGGTTGACTTATATAGTGTGACTTGTCAGACATATTGGACCATATGGAATTTACCCGTTGTTTTCCTCGATCGAAATATCCTTTGTTTCACCTAAGAAATATTGTATCGAGTAAACCATCAATCAATCATTTGGAGTGTGAAGTGCAATtagattaatttatttattttaaggaTCAATTAGGATAATTTAATGTTaacttagaaaaataaaaaaaataaaataaaaaagaatcgaCACATTGATTCTTTTTTGAGATTTTGTTTTGAACGGTATGCATACAAAGGTGTACGTACAGTTCTAAAGGAACTTTTGTCCTAATCAACTGACTTTATGAAGACATATTACTTTTCTTAGGTCAAGAGGCTAATTACGAGATCTTAAATCAAATTGTTGGTCTCATGCTATATCTCAGTATAGAAGATAATACTATGAATCTTTCTTTGTTTATAAACTCTCCCGTGGTACGAGGAATAGCTATTTATGATACTATACGATTTGTGCCACCTAATATGCATATAATATGCATGAGGTTAACCGCTTCTATAAGATCTTTCATTTTGATCGGAGAAGTAATTACCAAACGTCTACCATTCCCTCGCGCCACTgagtttttatttgaaaaaaaaaagactatgcCTTCgtcatattaaatattaataataaataataatagcaTGGCACTATGAGTTTGATATtaacaaattattattatttttttataacatgagattttgtaTCGAGATAGTAGTATGAAACAATGATTATTTTTGATTTGTTGATTTTATGTCTCGGGGTATATTTCAGTGTCACAAACTATTTTTCTTCCACACTagaagtttattttttatatttatgttatgaaagagtatgaaaatgaaaaaaaaaaaataagttttatttatttgATCATAATAGAAAGGTACTTTGGGATTGCTAAATCGTAAACgaaataaatatataaagcaaCAGAATCATCGTAGTATTTTTGACTCTTACGAAAGGAAGGGTGGTAAATGGATCCTTCAAGAATCTGAATCAAAtggattctctttctttcttcaataaagtggaagagaaaaaaaaaaatcaattccaTTGTGGAGCCACATGCAACGTTGCATATGAAGATGCCTATTTGGTTGTtcaatttcttcttgttatttttttttatcccttaCATTAGTCCAATCATGCAAGATAGAAGAAACATTCATGATGTTATATCAATATTATTAGGGTCATAATTCATCAACCTGctagttctttttatgaatcatgaataGGAGAATTTGTTTAAGAAGTGGAAGAACTATTAAAACTTCATGAAACCCTCACAAAAGTTTATGTACAATGTGTTAGATTTTGTGGTtcttataattagataagatatatataatataactaattagattctaATGAAATATATTAGTCAATAGAAAATAAGTTCACTTAAAGTATGATTCCTTAGGAAATAATCTTGATTGAAGGAAATATCCTctactctcacctataaatagataggatttCTATGGACTAAAGAGTAAACATCTCAGAGGTTATAGTTGAGGGATTACAGTTTTCCCTCAACTCTTTCTCCCTAAACCATCAATCTAGTTGATCCTGTGAAAGAataggaagagagaagaagaatctAGTTCCCCTTTACAGATTAACAGCAATGTTAGATCTAAAGACGGTGTCGTTACAGATCAAACAAAGATATCTTTTTCAGATTGTATCAAAAGATACACATCGTTAAATCAGATCTAAGTATTTGATTATAATCCTAACATAAAAGATTATTTCTACATTTAGTTCAGTATATTACAATTTTTATGCTTACACAAAGAACATGCAAGCCTTTATGGGTTGTATCCAAAGACATGGAAAGGGATGTTTTTATGTCAGCAATAGAAGCCCAAGCTTATGGCATTGTTGATCTTGTAGCGGTCAAAAATGAAAATACCGTAAATCCATTTTTAAAccaaatttaaattttctattatttggtatttagtagagaaaattcataatcatcaatc of the Musa acuminata AAA Group cultivar baxijiao chromosome BXJ2-10, Cavendish_Baxijiao_AAA, whole genome shotgun sequence genome contains:
- the LOC135624769 gene encoding uncharacterized protein LOC135624769, which codes for MAARGLGSVSRLLLSRSTATAQLSPRPLPSRRISWSDHLPSRHGTWNHYYAFTCSTSMPLKAGSITSETNISDQKRWVSQAAFAKSENGEIKISIGPRRGETEKDGKETGFIYQGPISSTIKKVKLLSLSTCCLSVSLGPVITFMTSPEMNVILKGAVASTVILLSASTTAALHWFVSPYIHKLRWQPGSDNFEVEMMSWLATPVPRTIKFADVRPPETNRPFVTFKAEDNFYFVDVEHCHNKALLARLTPQKASHESAFKNL